CAACTTTCACCCTCCAAGGTCCTGGTCCTGGCTAAGAGGAGACAGAGCTCAGTTGGCAGCTCCCTCAGGGCCGGGTCCCCAGGCTCCACCCAGCTGTCATCTCTAAAGAAGCCAGGCGCCCAACCCAGCTGGCTCTCAGGCTCCTCAGGCCACCCAAAGTGGGACACTAGGTCCTACAGACTGCGACCCAGCACACTGCCACTGCTATTAGGTTGCAGAGAGCagaatgggagagaggttcacTGCTGCCCCAAGGCCTGGGCTGAGGCTAGTGGGTGACTTTGGTGAGGGCTCTGAAGCCCTGCAGGACACAGCAGGATGTGAGAACTACCTTGCCTCagatgtgaaatgagggcaactgtaccgtagtttgaacattctttggcattgcccttctttaagactggactgaaaactgaccatttcccgtcctgtggccactgctgagttttcctaagttgctgacatattgagtgcagcactttaatagcatcatctttcatgattgTAAATAACTCTGCTGGAATTCTGTTACTACCTCTAGCTTTGGtctacccaggtggtgctagcagtaaagaacccacctaccaattcaggagacataagagacaggggaagatcctctggaggagggtatggcaaccactccaatattcttgcctgaagaatccatggacagagggactcgatggccggctacagtccatagggtcacagagagtcagaccctAAAGCAACTTAGCGTTCACatacatgctatgctatgctaagtcacttcagtcgtgtctgaccccatagacagcagcccaccaggctcccccatccctgggattctccaggcaacaacactggagtcggttgccatttccttctccaatgcatgaaagtgaaaagtgaaagtcaagtcgctcagtcgtgtccaactcttagcgaccccatggactgcagccttccaggctcccccgtccatgggattgtccaggcaagagcactggagtgggtcgccagtgccttctccaatggcaGGGCTACAGCTAGAAAagaccatgtgtgtgtgctcagttgtttagtcatgtctgactctttgtgagcccatgtaCAGTAGCCCGCCactgtcctctgtccacaggattttccagcaagaatactggcatgggttgccatttccccctccagtgtatcttctgaccctgggatcgaacccaaatctcctgcattggcagacgggttctttaccactgagcttcctgggaagccccgtgGGTACTATTAATCCAATTCCAAGGAATTCAAGGCCTTAACAAgctcttgtttattttctgatgCACAAATGATGACTGTTTCCCAAACTCCCTCCTGGCATCAACAGTCTTGCTAATACAAGGGTGGTAAATTAACTGTAAAATGAAGCGGAGAGAAAATAGGAACAACTTATGCCACTACGATGCTAGCATCACCACCCACACTCTACTTTCTTCATCTCGCTCTTCTTTGTAATCTCTTTGTGCCACTTCTTTACTGACAACAGTTCTTGTAATGGATGAGGCACACTTATTTACACATGCGAAATGTCTCTAAGTTATCCTTGACCTTAGAGTGAAAGTCATAGATGGTTACTGAAGCCTCAATCCTTGAACAATGGTTTAAACCAGATCAAACTTATTTCTGGAACTTGAAGCAATTCAACTGTTTCATTATAAGGTTTTGTGCTGAGAAAATAATCTGAGATGCGGGACACAGTATGAATAAAGCACTAAAGTATGAATAAAAAACACTAAACACTTATACTAAGGGAGAGAATACATGGGATGGGAATAAGGACTATACTCAGGTTTATTCATATTGAGGAGTAATTAGagtatgatggagaaggcaaagcCAGAATGTGGAAGACCTTTATCCAATTGCCATGGTCTTTAGAACTCAAGGAGCCTTGTTGCTAAGCACTTCAatctggaacataaagaaggaagagatgaaagaggagagatttttattgttctttgtcATGTGATGtttccatttaaatatttgttcacaGACCTTGGTGGCACAAAGTATCACAAAGTCATAACTAGAAAATACCATGGTAACCGTTAATTCTACCTGTGGTAAGTGTTTCAAGAATTTAACTGTGAAGGGAAAAGTGCTAGAATTTGTGCACATGTGAATTCAGAAACACATATCCTTACAAACACAACATGATTCCTTGTGAATTTTTCAAAACTAGAGGGGTATCTATGACCTATATTATGTCCCATTCTGCTCTATTCCACTTGattaagagtttaaaaatagtataaaaatgcatttttgcaATTTGGAAAATACTGAATTGGGCTGTAAATGAAAGGGAGGAGGCTGTGATAATTATGATACCGAGATGACTGAATTTGATGAAGCtgtggaaaagatgaaaaaaggaaTCTACGAGATAACATGTAGCAGTCTAGGTTGAAGTGTGTGTGCTAGTATATGGTACTGTACCACATTACTAGTGAAAGTGTTATATTCCCTCGTGAACAGTGTCCCTAGAGTCCCTGACCAGGACTATATAATGACTATCATCATTCTTATCCCACGTATTCCCATACGTAGAATGTAGAGGTGAAAATTGCAAGGATTCTACTCACAATTTAGAGGTTGGTGTCCTAAAATAGATCCCATTTAAGGATTCCATTTAAGGATCTTCCTTCATTATGGAGCCttgatattttgttaaatatgCTCCTCTTTCTACAAGAAAAGTACCCTAATACCCCAGGATCTCAGGTTACttaaatggtgaaaaaaaaaaaaaatactcaatctAAAAAGTTAAGTCCCCCACCAACTCGCTgcaacaataaaggacagaggtATCAAATTCTGCATTaaacatacacaaaacaaaaattttgtggCTTTATGGTTTAAAGTACCATCCTTTCAATTCAATAATAACTACTTGTGGAGATAAAGACAGTAGATCGCTAAGCTGAGGGTCCTAGGTGCTgaagagaaaatttagaaaactagcATGTTAAGAAACAACATTACTATATccaggcagaaaagaaaatttagaaaactagcAAGTTAAACAATATTACTATATGCAGGCAAAAAAGCTCaatgtattaaaaacaaagtgTTGAAGAAAGTATCAGttcattatttcatcattttGACCGAAGTATCAGGcatctcaggcttcccaggtggctcaggggtaaagaatccacctactaatgcaggagatgaaagaggatacaggttcaatccctgttcaggaagatgccctggactagacaatggcaacccactccagtattcttgcctgggaaatcccatggacagagaagcctggtgggctatagtccacagaatggcaaagagctggacatgactcagcacacgCACCAGGTACCTCGTGCCAATTTTAGCCTGCCTTTTACTCATTAATTACCACAAACATACTCTGTAATTTCCTTCCTGAGCAGTTCTGCAGTTTTTGTTAAGAGTGTGAAAGCAAGTGAAAAAATCTGCACTAGTTTGGGTTGAGGATTTTAGTCCACAGTGGTTGAATTGACAGGATCTAAAACAAGACtacaattcagttcagctcagtcgctcagtcatgtccaactccttgcgaccccatgaatcccagcacgccaggcctccctgttcatcaccatctcccagagttcactcaaactcatgtccattgagtcggtgatgccatccagccatctcatcctctgtcgtccccttctcctcatgccccctatccctcccagcatcagagtcttttccaatgagtcaactcttcacatgaggtggccaaagtactggagtttcagctttagcatcattccttccaaagaactctcagggctactctcctttagaatggactggttggatctccttgcagtccaagggactctcaagagtcttctccaacaccacagttcaaaagcatcaattctttggcactcagctttcttcatattcCAACTATCTCaaccatacctgaccactggaaaaaccagagccttgactagatggacctttgttggcaaagtaatgtctctgcttttcaatatgctatctaggttggtcataacttttctttcaaagagtatgtgtcttttaatttcatggctgcagtcaccttctgcagtgattttggagcccaaaaaaatcaagtctgaaaggtgtacgtcaagactgtatattgtcaccatgcttatttaacttatatgcagagtacatcatgagaaatgctggactagaagaaacacaagctggaatcaggattgccaggagaaatatcaataacctcagatatgcagatggcatcacccttattgtagaaagtgaagaggaactataaatcctcttgatgaaagtgaaagaggagagtgaaaaagtgggcttaaagctcaacattcagaaaacgaagttcatggcatctggtcccttcaattcatgggaaatagataaggaaacagtggaaacagtgtcagactttatttttgggggctccaaaatcactgcagatggtgactgcagccatgaaattaaaagacgcttactccttggaagaaaagttatgaccaacctagatagcatattgaatatCAGAGACTACAGTAGTAAAACGTAAAATAAAGGGCACTGAAAAGGGGAGATATGATGAAAAGTTATCTTCATCATTTATAAATCTGAGGGGTGAATTTTTATTAGGAGTAAGGTTGTGGTTAACAGTTTCATAATGTGTAGAAGTTAGAGCAGTCAAGGTGATATTAAGATACAGACCATGTCCTTAAGTCAATGTCtaatcatttttgaaaatgagCTATGAAATTAAGCTAGACATGCACTCACTTGGTACCAAGAAGATAAATCAAAATATTGGTGGATAATACATTAGTAAATCAGATGCCCAGTTCTTTGAGGCTTATGTAGGACTGATTTGAGAACTGGTTTAAGAGTAAGAATGTATTGTAAATGGTAGCTTaatgaggggctttcctggtggttcagacagtaaagaatttgcctgcaatgcgggagacctgggttcaatccctgggttcgaaagatcccctgaagggagagcctggcaaccgactccagtattcttgtctggagaattccatggacagagggccaggtgggctacagtccatggggtcacaaagagtcagacacaactaaacgaccaagcacagcacagcttagTGAGATGGCTAGCTGTTTAGAGGTCTGGAAGTATGTTTGATCATCAAAGGACATTACTAACAAATGTCTAGTCTGTATGGCACATGTATTTCCATTTCTGAGAATGGAAATCTTCTCTGCTGGGCTACACATTGTCACCTTATCCTTTTGATTTAAAGGGTTAGCAGAATTAACTAGGAATAAGAGGCTTTCTGTGAAGAAGTGTGAGCTCACAGCACattgtttcatctttttatgaaatgaaaattacATAAATGACATGAGAATGATTCCAGAGGAATAAAGCAAGCATTTCAAATATAAAGTATTGAAAGCACTTTTAAAAGTTCCAAATGTGCTGTTTCCCCTAAAACCTCTGTTCAAATTAGAGCTCTAGACCGGTTAATAATCTTGATCTGTGTgttcatttatgttttctaagTGTATACCATCATGTATGAACAttacatgttttttaaatgctttggtCAAAGAAGAAGGCAGAACATCAGTATTGCCAGCCAGGCATGTTGTCAGATTTCATGCTAACAAATATATGATAACACATTTGTATGATGGAGATAACTGTAGACGGTATTTTCATATGGCATATGTATTATCTGTTTTTATTATGAAGTAATACATTGTGAGGTTGCACTCGGGAACTGATTACCTTAAAGTCCGATAATGTGGAGACTTTGATGTCTTTGCCACTCTAAGACAATATTTCCTTACTCCAAGCTTTCCTCCTTCAAGGAGCCACTGATTTCCTTTTTACTTCTGAAGGTTATTTTGCACTCAGTACATTACAATTTTCAATTGCTACCCTCCCAGCTACCCtgatttccttccattttataaGGGTACAGGTTTTTAAATGCTGTTCTTCTTAACAGTATGATAGAATGTAAATACATTTGAGTAACATCCATCAACAACCCAACATATTCCCCCTCCCACGGCCACCTGGGTCTACCAGTCATTGCATTAGGTAGCATTACAGTAGATCCTCAAAGCTGTGAAAGCTAGCAGTGCTGGACGCCTGCAATTTCATAGATTTAGATAAAGAGAAACGCAGAGGACGTAGGACAAATAATGACTTGTTACATGGAAATACATTATATGgacaatgagaaaatataatatCTGCGAATAATACTTATATCTCTCCTGAATATTATGATTAAAGAATTCTCACTTGTAAGTAAAAGGAGGACCTATAGTTTATGATCATAACATCCAAATGTGTAACACAAGACTCCTTTATCAGAAGATGATATTCATTCACCTTTCCAGTAAGACTCTTTTGTGTTATATATTGTGGAAATGTTTGCACATATTAATAGACATAAAGAACTGTATCACGAATCACTATGTGCCCTTCCTCTAGATTCAACAAGTGTCATCGTAGGCCAGTCACCATCCGTGTGTACTCATACAGTCTCACTCTGCCTCACCATTACTTAAGAGCCCGTCAGACATGTCTTAAGCCAAACTCTCATTCATCCTAACCTGTACCCTTCCTTTTTCCTCTATCTTGGTTTGCTCATCACTCCCACCCAGTTCCTGTTctacttatttgtttttcttttagtgcTGCTGCTTTGACTGCATGACTTTGCCAGACAACAAACTAAAGGTTAACATTGAATACATCAACTCAAACGGAGGAGACTGAACACTGATGTATGCTGTCCTGCCCTCTTTTTCCACCAATGGCTAGATATGATGTCTCCGCGATAGGTGTTGGTGAGTTCCTGGTGTGTATGAAGGTTACTCTCCTGCTTGTCTGGCTGAAAGTattcctcttccttcctggaTGGCCCCAGCTTGGACACTCCCAAAGACTTGGCCCCCCAGAAGTGGTGATTCCCCGGAGGGTAACACCCACTGGCAGAGGCATGAAGCTTCAAGGCTGGTTCTCTTACAAACTGCATTTTGGGGGCCAGAGACATGTTGTTCATATAAAGGTCAAGAAGAATTTTTTGTCCAAAAACTTCCCGGTGTTCACCTACGCAGACAAGGGTGTTCTCCTGCAAGACCAACCTTTTGTCCAGGATGACTGTTATTACAGTGGTTACGTGGAGGGGGACCCAGAGTCTCTGGTTTCCCTCAGTAACTGCTTCGGGGGCTTTCAAGGAATGTTACAGACAAATGACATTGTTTATGAAATTGAACCCAAAAGGTTTTCTACTGCATTTGAGCATCTAATATATAAGCTAGACAATAAGGACACAAATTTTTCATACTTTCAATGTGggttaacagatgagaaaatagcAGGACAATTGAAGATTCAAGAAAGCATTAATTCCACTTTGATGCAAAGTGCCTATACAGGCTGGTGGACCCACCACTATTTTCTTGAAGTGGCAGTGGTCATAGATTACAGTCGATATCTTCATCATCAAAGTAATGCTTCGCTTGTGGAGAAAGAAGTGTTCCTTGTTTTAAATGGAATAAATGGCCTTATGAAAGCACTGGGTCTTGAGGTATTTTTCAAGGGAATGGAGATATGGACTGAAAAAACCCTTATTACAATAGGAAAAATTGGACATTCCTTGGACAACTTTTGCAAATGGAAGCAAAAGGGCTTCGATAAACGTGTGCCCCACGATGTGGTACAACTTTTTATAAAAAAGGATTTTGGTAAAACTCGTGGCTTAGCCTTTGTTGGGACAGTGTGTCAACGTCAATTTAACTGTGGAATTGAGAGTTTCCTCAATCAACCAATTTTTACTTTATCATATATTGTGACTCATGAGATGGGTCATCTTTTGGGTATGAAACATGATGAACCCAAAACATGTAAATGTGGAGCATCAAGTTGCATATTGTATCCAGTTGTAGCATTAACAACTAAATTCAGCAACTGCAGCTATGCTGATTATTGGAACATTGGTCGTAGAAAATCCTGTTTGTACAATACACCAATGTCACAGACAGTCATGAGGGAGACACGCTGTGGAAACAGTGTGGTTGAAGCAGGAGAAGAGTGTGACTGTGGATCCTTAAAGACGTGTAACACTGATCCCTGTTGTCAGTTAAACTGCACTATGACAGCTGGTGTCAACTGTGCTTTTGGGCTTTGTTGCCATAACTGCACGTTCAGCCAATCAGGCACCGTGTGTAGGCAAGTAGCAAATGAATGTGATCTTCCAGAGTGGTGCAATGGGACAACCAATCAGTGTCCAGAAGATGTGTACAAGCAGGATGGGACCTTCTGCACAGGTGGTGGGTACTGCTATAAAAAGAGATGCAATCGCCCCCATGAACAGTGTAGGCAAATCTTTGGCATAAGGGCCAAGAATGCAAATGTGAGTTGCTACAGGGCAGTGAATACCCGAGGTGACCGTTTTGGTAACTGTGGTATCACAGAAACCTCATACATAAGATGCAGCATGGCAGACAGCCTGTGTGGGAGGGTTCAGTGTGAGAACATCCAAGAAATTCCTCTAATGAGCAGTCATACTACTCTGCATTGGACTAAATTCGATAATAACACTTGCTGGGGTACAGACTACCACCTCGGGATAAGAATAGCTGATATTGGTGCAGTGAAAGATGGTACAAAGTGTGGTCCCGAAAACATGTGCATCAGAAGGAGGTGTGTCTCTTTGTCCACTGTAGCACCTAACTGCTCACCTCAGCTCTGCTCTTTGAGGGGAGTCTGCAACAACAGACAGCACTGCCACTGCAGGTCCGGGTGGAATCCTCCCATTTGCAAGAAAAGAGGCCGAGGAGGCAGTGTGGACAGTGGCCCACCTCCTGAGTCCCCAACAGAAGACACCTTTGAGCCCGAAACAGAAGAAACCC
This is a stretch of genomic DNA from Bos javanicus breed banteng chromosome 8, ARS-OSU_banteng_1.0, whole genome shotgun sequence. It encodes these proteins:
- the LOC133252413 gene encoding disintegrin and metalloproteinase domain-containing protein 20-like, translating into MLSCPLFPPMARYDVSAIGVGEFLVCMKVTLLLVWLKVFLFLPGWPQLGHSQRLGPPEVVIPRRVTPTGRGMKLQGWFSYKLHFGGQRHVVHIKVKKNFLSKNFPVFTYADKGVLLQDQPFVQDDCYYSGYVEGDPESLVSLSNCFGGFQGMLQTNDIVYEIEPKRFSTAFEHLIYKLDNKDTNFSYFQCGLTDEKIAGQLKIQESINSTLMQSAYTGWWTHHYFLEVAVVIDYSRYLHHQSNASLVEKEVFLVLNGINGLMKALGLEVFFKGMEIWTEKTLITIGKIGHSLDNFCKWKQKGFDKRVPHDVVQLFIKKDFGKTRGLAFVGTVCQRQFNCGIESFLNQPIFTLSYIVTHEMGHLLGMKHDEPKTCKCGASSCILYPVVALTTKFSNCSYADYWNIGRRKSCLYNTPMSQTVMRETRCGNSVVEAGEECDCGSLKTCNTDPCCQLNCTMTAGVNCAFGLCCHNCTFSQSGTVCRQVANECDLPEWCNGTTNQCPEDVYKQDGTFCTGGGYCYKKRCNRPHEQCRQIFGIRAKNANVSCYRAVNTRGDRFGNCGITETSYIRCSMADSLCGRVQCENIQEIPLMSSHTTLHWTKFDNNTCWGTDYHLGIRIADIGAVKDGTKCGPENMCIRRRCVSLSTVAPNCSPQLCSLRGVCNNRQHCHCRSGWNPPICKKRGRGGSVDSGPPPESPTEDTFEPETEETPGPETEETPGPQTEERVGKRNLLPYFLILLLFLILCLLLLFLLFMRPKKKDDTEEVSVSSNSG